A region of Bradyrhizobium sp. SZCCHNS1050 DNA encodes the following proteins:
- a CDS encoding sigma-54 dependent transcriptional regulator: protein MRLLIVGTLKGQLTTATKIAMENGATVTHAEDNEQAMRVLRGGKGADLLLVDVALDIRDLVMRLDAEHIHVPIVACGITSDARAAVAAIHAGAKEYIPLPPDPELIAAVLAAVANDSRDLVYRDEAMAKVIKLAQQIAGSDASVMITGESGTGKEVLARYVHTRSARAKRPFISINCAAIPEHLLESELFGHEKGAFTGAVARRIGKFEEANGGTLLLDEISEMDVRLQSKLLRAIQERVIDRVGGTRPVPVDIRIIATSNRNLADAVREGSFREDLLFRLNVVNLKIPPLRERPADILELAQHFARKYSEANAVPLRPISAEAKRILTTNRWPGNVRELENTMHRAVLMAQGDEIGPDAILTPDGARLDIGKTQPAVAHATMAAEQVTRALVGRTVADVERDLILETLKHCLGNRTHAANILGISIRTLRNKLNEYADGGVPIPPPGSGDTPRMPSPV, encoded by the coding sequence ATGCGGCTTCTCATCGTCGGAACGCTGAAGGGCCAGCTGACGACGGCCACCAAGATCGCCATGGAGAACGGCGCCACCGTCACCCATGCCGAGGACAACGAGCAGGCGATGCGGGTGCTGCGCGGCGGCAAGGGCGCCGACCTGCTCCTCGTCGACGTCGCGCTCGACATCCGCGACCTGGTGATGCGGCTCGATGCAGAGCACATCCACGTGCCGATCGTCGCCTGCGGCATCACCAGCGATGCACGCGCCGCGGTCGCCGCCATCCATGCCGGCGCCAAGGAATACATTCCGCTGCCGCCGGATCCCGAACTGATCGCCGCCGTGCTCGCCGCCGTCGCCAATGACAGCCGCGACCTCGTCTATCGCGACGAGGCGATGGCGAAGGTGATCAAGCTCGCCCAGCAGATCGCCGGCTCCGATGCCTCGGTGATGATCACCGGCGAGTCCGGCACCGGCAAGGAGGTGCTGGCGCGCTACGTCCACACCCGCTCGGCCCGCGCCAAGCGTCCCTTCATCTCGATCAACTGCGCCGCAATCCCTGAGCACCTCCTGGAGTCCGAGCTGTTCGGCCATGAGAAGGGCGCCTTCACCGGGGCCGTCGCCCGCCGCATCGGCAAGTTCGAGGAGGCCAATGGCGGCACGCTCCTGCTGGACGAAATCTCGGAAATGGACGTGCGGCTGCAGTCGAAGCTCTTGCGCGCCATCCAGGAGCGCGTGATCGACCGCGTCGGCGGCACCCGCCCCGTCCCCGTCGACATCCGCATCATCGCGACCTCCAACCGCAACCTGGCCGACGCCGTGCGCGAGGGCTCGTTCCGCGAGGACCTCTTGTTCCGGCTCAACGTCGTGAACCTGAAGATCCCTCCCCTGCGCGAGCGCCCCGCCGACATTCTCGAGCTGGCGCAGCATTTCGCGCGCAAATATTCCGAGGCCAATGCCGTACCGCTGCGGCCGATCTCGGCGGAGGCCAAGCGCATCCTCACCACCAACCGCTGGCCGGGCAACGTGCGCGAGCTGGAGAACACGATGCATCGCGCGGTGCTGATGGCGCAGGGCGATGAGATCGGGCCGGATGCCATCCTCACGCCCGACGGCGCCCGCCTCGACATCGGCAAGACCCAACCCGCCGTAGCGCATGCTACGATGGCGGCGGAACAGGTCACGCGCGCCTTGGTCGGCCGCACGGTCGCCGATGTCGAACGTGACCTGATCCTGGAGACCCTGAAGCACTGCCTGGGCAATCGGACACATGCGGCCAATATCTTGGGCATCTCGATCCGCACGTTGCGCAACAAGCTCAACGAATATGCCGACGGCGGCGTGCCGATCCCGCCGCCGGGCTCCGGCGACACGCCTCGCATGCCGAGCCCCGTATAA
- the fliN gene encoding flagellar motor switch protein FliN — MSDNEIPLPDLNAADAPPLGGDVGYNEEEHAARIAADLEAVFDVPVQVSAVLGRSKMDVGELLKLGPGTVLELDRKVGEAIDIYVNNRLVARGEVVLVEDKLGVTMTEIIKSDRN, encoded by the coding sequence ATGAGCGACAACGAGATCCCGCTTCCCGACCTCAATGCGGCGGACGCGCCTCCGCTGGGCGGGGACGTCGGCTACAACGAGGAAGAGCATGCCGCGCGCATCGCGGCCGACCTCGAGGCGGTGTTCGACGTCCCGGTTCAGGTCTCGGCCGTGCTCGGCCGCTCCAAGATGGATGTCGGCGAGCTCCTGAAGCTCGGGCCCGGCACCGTGCTCGAGCTCGACCGCAAGGTCGGCGAGGCGATCGACATCTACGTCAACAACCGGCTCGTGGCACGCGGCGAGGTGGTTCTGGTCGAAGACAAGCTCGGCGTGACGATGACCGAAATCATCAAGTCCGACCGCAACTGA
- a CDS encoding FliH/SctL family protein: MAQPAKFLFDTDFAAPEKTTRERAATSAEIAQKVAAAEAAAYRNGYEAAQREAKVEADRRVASALEQINIQLQGISARFEGIEQRMETEAVDVAVAVARKLCAALVEAEPLGEIIGLVHDCFAHLVATPHLVLRINETLYELAREKIEKLAKQSGFEGRLVILAEPEIATGDCRIEWADGGVVLERAAIDAKINELVGRYMASKKN; encoded by the coding sequence ATGGCTCAGCCTGCGAAATTCCTGTTCGATACCGACTTCGCCGCGCCGGAGAAGACGACGCGGGAGCGTGCGGCCACGTCCGCGGAAATCGCACAGAAGGTCGCGGCCGCCGAAGCCGCCGCCTATCGCAACGGCTACGAGGCGGCGCAGCGCGAAGCCAAGGTCGAGGCCGACCGCCGCGTCGCCTCGGCGCTGGAGCAGATCAACATCCAATTGCAGGGCATCTCCGCCCGCTTCGAAGGCATCGAGCAGCGGATGGAAACCGAGGCCGTCGATGTCGCGGTCGCCGTCGCCCGCAAGCTGTGCGCGGCGCTGGTCGAGGCGGAGCCGCTCGGCGAGATCATTGGACTCGTGCACGACTGCTTCGCGCATCTGGTTGCCACGCCGCACCTCGTGCTGCGCATCAACGAGACGCTGTACGAGCTCGCCCGCGAGAAGATCGAGAAGCTCGCCAAGCAGAGCGGCTTCGAGGGGCGCCTCGTGATCCTCGCCGAGCCGGAGATCGCGACCGGCGACTGCCGTATCGAATGGGCCGATGGCGGCGTCGTGCTGGAGCGCGCTGCGATCGACGCCAAGATCAACGAGCTGGTCGGACGCTACATGGCGTCCAAGAAGAACTAG
- the fliG gene encoding flagellar motor switch protein FliG has product MSLPQTQNANANNNDISTVIATLASRQAQREKTEPLSGPRRAAVMMLALGEQYGGKIWQQLDDDEVRELSLAMSTLGTIEADVVEDLMLEFVSRMSASGALMGNFDATERLLQQYLPPERVNGIMDEIRGPAGRNMWEKLSNVQEEVLANYLKNEYPQTIAVVLSKLKPEHAARVLAILPEDMALDVIGRMLRMEAVQKEVIERVEQTLRVEFMSNLSQTRRRDAHEVMAEIFNNFDRQTETRFITSLEEENRESAERIKALMFTFDDLIKLDSASAQTLLRNVDKDKLGVALKSANEEVRNFFFGNMSSRAAKMLQDDMAAMGPVRLRDVDEAQALLVNLAKDLAAKGEIMLSKNRADDELVY; this is encoded by the coding sequence ATGTCGCTGCCGCAGACCCAGAACGCCAACGCCAACAACAACGACATTTCCACGGTCATCGCGACCTTGGCGAGCCGCCAGGCGCAGCGCGAGAAGACCGAGCCCTTGAGCGGCCCGCGGCGCGCCGCCGTGATGATGCTCGCGCTCGGCGAGCAGTATGGCGGCAAGATCTGGCAGCAGCTCGATGACGACGAGGTGCGCGAACTGTCGCTGGCGATGTCGACGCTGGGGACCATCGAAGCCGACGTGGTCGAGGACCTGATGCTCGAATTCGTCTCGCGCATGTCGGCCTCGGGCGCGCTGATGGGCAATTTCGACGCCACCGAGCGCCTGCTGCAGCAATACCTGCCGCCGGAACGCGTCAACGGCATCATGGACGAGATCCGCGGCCCCGCCGGCCGCAACATGTGGGAGAAGCTTTCCAACGTCCAGGAAGAGGTGCTCGCCAACTACCTCAAGAACGAATATCCGCAGACCATCGCGGTCGTGCTGTCCAAGCTGAAGCCGGAGCATGCCGCCCGCGTGCTCGCGATCCTGCCCGAGGACATGGCGCTCGACGTCATCGGCCGCATGCTGCGCATGGAAGCGGTGCAGAAGGAGGTCATCGAGCGCGTCGAGCAGACCCTGCGCGTCGAGTTCATGTCGAACCTGTCGCAGACCCGCCGCCGTGACGCCCACGAGGTGATGGCCGAAATCTTCAACAATTTCGACCGCCAGACCGAGACCCGCTTCATCACGTCGCTCGAGGAAGAGAACCGCGAATCGGCCGAGCGCATCAAGGCGCTGATGTTCACCTTCGACGACCTGATCAAGCTCGATTCCGCCTCGGCGCAGACCCTGCTGCGCAATGTCGACAAGGACAAGCTCGGCGTGGCGCTCAAGAGCGCCAACGAGGAGGTGCGCAACTTCTTCTTCGGCAACATGTCGTCGCGCGCCGCCAAGATGCTGCAGGACGACATGGCCGCCATGGGGCCGGTGCGGCTGCGCGACGTCGACGAGGCGCAGGCCCTGCTCGTCAATCTCGCCAAGGACCTCGCCGCAAAGGGCGAGATCATGCTCAGCAAGAACCGCGCCGACGACGAACTGGTGTATTGA
- the fliF gene encoding flagellar basal-body MS-ring/collar protein FliF — translation MQGLLDFLKGLGAARLTAMIAVTAALIGFFGFVIMRVTAPQMTTLFTDLTMEDSSSIIKDLERQGIPFEMRNEGSVILVPKDKVTRLRMKLAEGGLPKGGGVGYEIFDKSDALGTTSFVQNINHLRALEGELARTIRAIDRVQAARVHLVLPERPLFSRETPEPSASIVVRVRGTLEPAQIRAIRHLVASAVNGLKPQRVSIVDEAGQLLADGTQTDIDQQVGDERRNAFEKRMRKQVEDIVSSVVGAGRARVQLSADFDYNRITQTSDRYDPEGRVLRSSQTREEQSATNENNGQVTVNNELPGNQQNAPPQQPRDQSKKTEETNNYEISRTTKTEVTEAGRVNRISVAVLVDGAYSKNEKGELVYQERSKDELDRIAALVRSAIGFDQKRGDQVEVVNLKFADAPAVPQINEPTGFLGMLHFTKDDVMYVIELAVMMLLGIVVVFMVVRPLVKKIIASEEIAAPGGGLPALTDETIQAAAHAQQTANMIDVAQVQGQVHAQSVHRVGELADRNPGEAAAIIRQWLAEPQS, via the coding sequence TTGCAAGGTCTCTTGGACTTCCTGAAGGGTTTGGGCGCCGCGCGGCTCACCGCCATGATCGCAGTCACCGCTGCCTTAATCGGCTTCTTCGGCTTCGTCATCATGCGCGTGACCGCGCCGCAGATGACCACCCTCTTCACCGACCTGACGATGGAAGACTCCTCCAGCATCATCAAGGATCTGGAGCGGCAGGGCATTCCCTTCGAGATGCGCAATGAAGGCAGCGTGATCCTGGTGCCCAAGGACAAGGTGACCCGGCTGCGCATGAAGCTCGCCGAGGGCGGCCTGCCCAAGGGCGGCGGCGTCGGCTACGAGATCTTCGACAAGTCGGACGCGCTGGGCACCACGAGCTTCGTCCAGAACATCAACCATCTCCGCGCGCTCGAGGGCGAGCTCGCCCGCACCATCCGCGCCATCGACCGTGTCCAGGCGGCGCGCGTCCATCTCGTCCTGCCGGAGCGGCCGCTGTTCTCGCGCGAGACCCCGGAGCCGTCCGCCTCGATCGTCGTGCGCGTGCGCGGCACCCTCGAGCCGGCGCAGATCCGCGCCATCCGCCACCTCGTCGCCTCCGCCGTCAACGGCCTGAAGCCGCAGCGGGTGTCGATCGTCGACGAGGCCGGCCAGCTGCTTGCCGACGGCACCCAGACCGACATCGACCAGCAGGTCGGCGACGAGCGCCGCAACGCCTTCGAGAAGCGGATGCGCAAGCAGGTCGAGGACATCGTCTCCTCGGTGGTCGGAGCGGGCCGCGCCCGCGTCCAGCTGTCCGCCGACTTCGACTACAACCGCATCACGCAGACCTCCGACCGCTACGATCCGGAAGGCCGCGTGCTGCGCTCGAGCCAGACCCGCGAAGAGCAGTCGGCGACCAACGAGAACAACGGCCAGGTCACGGTCAACAACGAGCTGCCGGGCAACCAGCAGAACGCGCCGCCGCAACAGCCGCGGGACCAGAGCAAGAAGACCGAAGAGACGAACAATTACGAGATCTCCCGGACCACCAAGACCGAAGTCACCGAGGCCGGACGGGTCAACCGCATCTCGGTCGCGGTTCTGGTCGACGGCGCCTACTCGAAGAACGAAAAGGGCGAGCTGGTCTATCAAGAGCGCAGCAAGGACGAGCTCGACCGCATCGCCGCACTGGTCCGCTCCGCCATCGGCTTCGACCAGAAGCGCGGCGACCAGGTCGAGGTGGTCAACCTGAAATTCGCCGACGCCCCCGCCGTGCCGCAGATCAACGAGCCCACCGGCTTCCTCGGCATGCTCCACTTCACCAAGGATGACGTCATGTACGTCATCGAGCTCGCGGTGATGATGCTGCTCGGCATCGTGGTCGTGTTCATGGTGGTGCGGCCGCTGGTGAAGAAGATCATCGCCAGCGAGGAGATCGCCGCCCCGGGCGGCGGCCTGCCGGCCCTCACCGACGAAACCATCCAGGCAGCCGCTCACGCCCAGCAGACCGCCAACATGATCGACGTCGCCCAGGTCCAGGGCCAGGTCCACGCTCAGTCCGTCCACCGGGTGGGCGAGCTGGCCGACCGCAACCCGGGCGAAGCCGCCGCCATCATCCGCCAGTGGCTCGCCGAGCCGCAGAGCTGA
- a CDS encoding DUF1153 domain-containing protein, translating into MTEPHRPRVKYVIGPDGSPLTIADLPAPGTKRWVIRRKAEVVAAVRGGLLSLEEACSRYTLTVDEFLSWQFSIDQHGLAGLRTTRIQQYRQ; encoded by the coding sequence ATGACAGAACCCCATCGCCCGAGGGTGAAATACGTCATCGGGCCTGACGGCAGCCCACTCACCATCGCGGATTTGCCTGCGCCAGGCACCAAGAGGTGGGTCATTCGCCGGAAGGCTGAAGTCGTTGCCGCCGTTCGCGGCGGCTTGCTGTCCCTCGAGGAAGCGTGCAGCCGCTACACCCTGACCGTCGACGAATTCCTGTCGTGGCAGTTCTCGATCGACCAGCACGGTCTCGCCGGCCTGCGCACCACCCGAATTCAGCAATATCGCCAATAG
- a CDS encoding flagellar hook assembly protein FlgD: protein MAIGDAITSSPPVSGTTNTNSSTGNNSLGSSTGSTIAGNFQTFLTLLTTQLQNQNPLDPLDTNQFTQQLVQFAGVEQQLKTNDQLASLLTMQQATQATQALAFVGKTAVVSGSTTTMASGKASWDLSIPKDCNLTVNITNSVGQTVFTGKYTASAGNNQTYNWNGQGNDGTQWPDGQYKITTVATDVTNGSPVAISTQVQGTVSSVDLTQQPPLLTIGGQTYTVNQIQRIVS, encoded by the coding sequence ATGGCAATCGGCGACGCGATCACGTCAAGCCCGCCAGTCTCGGGCACGACCAACACCAATTCGTCAACCGGCAACAACAGCCTCGGCTCGAGCACAGGCTCGACGATTGCCGGCAATTTCCAGACCTTCCTGACGCTGCTGACGACGCAGTTGCAGAACCAGAATCCGTTGGATCCGCTGGACACCAATCAGTTCACCCAGCAGCTCGTGCAGTTTGCCGGCGTCGAGCAGCAGCTCAAGACCAACGACCAGCTCGCATCGCTGCTCACGATGCAGCAGGCGACGCAGGCGACCCAGGCGCTGGCCTTCGTCGGCAAGACCGCCGTGGTCAGCGGCTCCACGACGACCATGGCCAGCGGAAAGGCGAGTTGGGACCTCAGCATCCCCAAGGACTGCAACCTCACCGTCAACATCACCAACAGCGTTGGCCAGACCGTCTTCACCGGCAAATATACCGCCAGCGCCGGCAACAATCAGACCTACAACTGGAACGGCCAGGGCAATGACGGCACCCAATGGCCGGACGGGCAGTACAAGATCACGACGGTCGCGACCGATGTGACCAATGGCAGTCCGGTGGCGATCTCGACCCAGGTCCAGGGCACCGTGTCCTCGGTCGACCTGACCCAGCAGCCGCCGTTGCTGACGATCGGCGGCCAGACCTACACGGTGAACCAGATCCAGCGGATCGTGAGCTAG
- a CDS encoding flagellar hook-length control protein FliK, giving the protein MFSVTSDIQAGTVLKTTAPRQSRQDAPQPSDSFSALVDAATPDPSTASPPTSASPSPRAGSASTPSREPARAGDADRTTQARSQDKPADKADGSTAGADASGPDTTADATTGTPTKTDAAGTADGKTSDGKTGDKKDGDQASTDASAATTAIAEQTVAVPTPVAVAIQPDITLANPATGDGTAGGDGKTNAPGATAPVGVAGVGPQGSVDAAAGLLAAAAKSTGAAKDADGAGSTATAPETAAAASGDAAASADQTFTAALDTAVPGSTKTTGKPGTQIKTGLADGAAGKVTEPGNGNVQSTQQPGQGALAQQPAVAAKPDSVEAGDGKANGNLQAPASHDRNAAPTTSQTNAPAPDPSAQATAAAQPQLSTPAASTSQITAANLTATAATAAAVPLHGLAVEIAASALNGKSRFEIRLDPAELGRIDVRIDVDRNGQVTSHLRVEKPETLAMLQQTAPQLQQALQDAGLKSNNSGLQFSLRDQNSSGQNGGDYQQNGNAQRLIVTEDENVPVQLAGRSYGRMFGTQGGVDIRV; this is encoded by the coding sequence GTGTTCAGCGTCACGTCAGACATCCAGGCAGGCACGGTTCTCAAGACCACGGCGCCGAGACAGTCCCGTCAGGACGCTCCGCAGCCGTCCGACAGCTTCTCGGCGCTGGTCGACGCCGCGACTCCGGATCCGTCGACAGCGTCGCCGCCCACCTCCGCGTCGCCGTCACCGCGCGCCGGCAGCGCTTCCACCCCGAGCCGCGAGCCGGCGCGGGCCGGCGACGCCGATCGCACCACCCAGGCCAGGTCGCAGGACAAGCCGGCGGACAAGGCCGACGGCAGCACTGCGGGCGCCGACGCCAGCGGTCCCGATACCACGGCCGACGCGACCACCGGCACGCCGACCAAGACCGATGCGGCCGGGACCGCCGACGGAAAGACCAGCGACGGCAAGACGGGCGACAAGAAGGACGGCGATCAGGCCAGCACGGATGCGAGCGCTGCGACGACCGCTATAGCCGAGCAGACCGTGGCCGTGCCGACGCCGGTCGCCGTCGCCATCCAGCCCGACATCACCCTCGCCAACCCCGCCACCGGCGATGGCACGGCGGGCGGCGACGGCAAAACCAATGCGCCCGGCGCGACCGCGCCCGTCGGAGTAGCCGGTGTTGGCCCGCAGGGTTCGGTCGATGCCGCGGCAGGTCTGCTGGCGGCCGCAGCCAAATCCACCGGGGCGGCCAAGGATGCCGACGGAGCCGGATCAACCGCGACGGCGCCCGAGACGGCAGCGGCGGCCTCCGGCGACGCTGCCGCGTCTGCCGATCAGACCTTCACCGCCGCGCTCGATACGGCCGTTCCCGGCAGCACCAAGACGACGGGCAAGCCGGGCACACAGATTAAGACGGGGCTCGCCGACGGCGCAGCCGGCAAGGTCACCGAACCGGGCAATGGCAACGTCCAGTCCACTCAGCAGCCGGGCCAGGGCGCGCTCGCGCAACAACCCGCTGTTGCAGCCAAGCCGGACTCCGTCGAGGCCGGCGACGGGAAGGCGAACGGCAATTTGCAGGCACCGGCCTCACATGATCGCAACGCCGCGCCGACGACCAGTCAGACCAACGCGCCGGCGCCCGATCCGAGTGCACAGGCCACGGCCGCCGCGCAGCCCCAGCTGTCGACGCCGGCCGCATCGACCAGCCAGATCACCGCGGCCAACCTGACCGCGACGGCCGCTACGGCGGCCGCTGTGCCGCTTCATGGGCTTGCCGTCGAGATCGCAGCCTCGGCGCTCAACGGCAAGAGCCGCTTCGAGATCCGACTGGATCCGGCCGAGCTCGGCCGCATCGACGTCCGCATCGACGTCGACCGCAATGGCCAGGTGACCTCGCATCTGCGGGTCGAGAAGCCGGAGACGCTGGCGATGCTGCAGCAGACGGCGCCGCAGCTCCAGCAGGCGCTGCAGGACGCCGGCCTCAAGAGCAACAACAGCGGATTGCAGTTCTCGCTGCGCGACCAGAACTCGTCCGGCCAGAATGGCGGCGATTATCAACAGAATGGCAACGCACAACGCCTGATCGTGACCGAGGACGAAAACGTCCCGGTCCAGCTCGCCGGACGGTCCTATGGACGGATGTTCGGCACGCAAGGCGGCGTGGATATCAGGGTTTAA
- the mnmA gene encoding tRNA 2-thiouridine(34) synthase MnmA — protein MLNSLDLEGRPEDTRVVVAMSGGVDSSVTAALLKSEGYDVVGITLQLYDHGAATHRKGACCAGQDIHDARNVAERLGIPHYVLDYEDRFRESVIDNFAASYASGETPVPCIECNRAIKFGDLLKTARELGASVLATGHYVASRRLADGSRALTCAADSDRDQSYFLFATTREQLDYLRFPLGDMTKPEVRELARRFGLEVADKHDSQDICFVPTGRYTDIIGKLRPNAMEPGEIVDLNGRVLGVHQGIANYTIGQRKGLGIAAGAPLYVVKLDVATRRVVVGPREALRTHRITLREVNWIGDGALDAAAREGLELFVRVRSTRPPQPAWLRGADGRYEVELVAGEEGVSPGQACVFYDAASGRARVLGGGFIQSAVAESSSLGGNVIRPQRVAEPVRG, from the coding sequence ATGCTCAACAGTCTCGATCTCGAAGGCCGTCCTGAAGACACCAGGGTCGTCGTCGCCATGTCCGGCGGCGTGGACTCCTCGGTGACGGCCGCGCTGCTGAAGTCGGAAGGCTACGACGTCGTCGGCATCACCCTGCAGCTCTACGATCACGGCGCGGCGACGCACCGCAAGGGCGCGTGCTGCGCCGGCCAGGACATCCACGATGCCCGCAACGTCGCCGAGCGCCTCGGCATCCCGCATTACGTGCTGGACTACGAAGACCGCTTCCGCGAGTCGGTGATCGACAATTTCGCCGCCAGCTACGCTTCGGGCGAAACGCCGGTGCCGTGCATCGAGTGCAATCGCGCCATCAAGTTCGGCGATCTCCTGAAGACCGCGCGCGAGCTCGGCGCCTCCGTGCTCGCCACCGGCCACTACGTCGCCTCGCGGCGGCTGGCGGACGGATCGCGCGCGCTCACTTGCGCGGCGGACAGCGATCGCGACCAGAGCTACTTCCTGTTCGCGACCACGCGCGAGCAGCTCGATTATCTGCGCTTTCCGCTCGGCGACATGACCAAGCCGGAGGTGCGCGAGCTCGCGCGCCGCTTCGGACTGGAGGTCGCCGACAAGCACGACAGTCAGGACATCTGCTTCGTGCCGACCGGCCGCTACACCGACATCATCGGCAAGCTGCGCCCGAACGCGATGGAGCCGGGCGAGATCGTCGATCTCAATGGCCGCGTTCTCGGCGTGCATCAGGGCATCGCGAACTACACGATCGGTCAGCGCAAGGGCCTCGGCATCGCTGCCGGCGCGCCGCTCTACGTCGTCAAGCTGGACGTCGCCACCCGCCGCGTCGTGGTCGGCCCGCGCGAGGCGCTGCGCACGCATCGCATCACGCTGCGCGAGGTCAACTGGATCGGTGACGGCGCGCTCGACGCCGCCGCGCGCGAGGGCCTCGAATTGTTCGTGCGGGTGCGCTCGACGCGGCCGCCGCAGCCGGCTTGGCTGCGCGGTGCGGACGGCCGTTACGAGGTCGAGCTGGTCGCCGGCGAAGAGGGCGTCTCGCCGGGCCAGGCCTGCGTGTTCTACGATGCCGCGTCCGGCCGCGCCCGCGTGCTCGGTGGCGGCTTCATCCAGAGCGCTGTTGCGGAAAGCAGCAGCTTGGGCGGCAACGTGATCAGACCGCAGCGCGTGGCCGAGCCGGTCCGCGGCTGA
- a CDS encoding class I SAM-dependent methyltransferase, which yields MGDIDRAGVEKAYERWAPIYDLVFGKVFDQGRQSTIAEADRIGGRILDVGVGTGLSLSDYARTTKICGVDISEPMLRRAQARVRELNLLNVETLAVMDAKHLAFPDNFFDAVVAQYVITAVPDPEATLDDFIRVLKPGGELILVNHIGAESGPRRIFELAFAPIARRLGWRPEFPWARLVNWAAKHGGVTLAERRPMPPLGHFSLIRYRKG from the coding sequence ATGGGGGACATCGACCGCGCGGGGGTCGAAAAGGCCTATGAGCGCTGGGCGCCGATCTACGATCTGGTGTTCGGCAAGGTCTTCGATCAGGGCCGCCAATCGACCATCGCGGAAGCCGATCGCATCGGCGGCCGCATTCTCGACGTCGGCGTCGGCACCGGTCTGTCCTTGTCGGACTATGCCCGGACCACGAAGATCTGCGGCGTCGATATCTCCGAGCCGATGCTGCGGCGGGCGCAGGCCCGCGTGCGCGAGCTGAATCTCCTCAATGTCGAGACGCTCGCGGTGATGGATGCCAAGCATCTCGCGTTTCCCGACAATTTCTTCGACGCGGTGGTCGCGCAATACGTCATCACCGCGGTGCCGGATCCCGAAGCGACGCTCGATGATTTCATCCGCGTGCTGAAGCCGGGCGGCGAGCTGATCCTGGTCAACCATATCGGCGCCGAGAGCGGCCCGCGCCGCATCTTCGAGCTCGCCTTCGCGCCGATCGCGCGCCGGCTCGGCTGGCGGCCGGAGTTCCCCTGGGCCCGGCTGGTGAACTGGGCCGCAAAGCATGGCGGCGTCACGCTGGCCGAGCGCCGGCCGATGCCACCGCTCGGACACTTCTCGCTCATTCGCTACCGCAAGGGCTGA